The Osmerus eperlanus chromosome 22, fOsmEpe2.1, whole genome shotgun sequence genome window below encodes:
- the LOC134009098 gene encoding uncharacterized protein LOC134009098 isoform X1, with product MAHLCVIEEIGRKCRALERAFQQANISHARLMPIESSLVNLRRLDGILSVETMQELVASLEELRALITTTHAMSGEHSEDAFSAPRMPSGQRGRPKIAITRQQIQFLVGQGYTVKRMGQLLKCSASFLYQKTRALGLPIRSSRSRTLTNEELEDHIRRLHRQFPRSGNEMMRALLRAEGFFVTRQRVRAMLTYIDPAAAARRWSATVARRTYHVPYPNSLWHMDGNMRLIRWGLVVHGAIDGYSRLVTYLNCNTNNKAVTVLTQFLKATCLYGLPSRVRSDHGGENTQVALFMNIVQGVERSSHITGESVHNQRIERLWRDVFLQVLHYFYNEFYSLEDAAILDPENDIHKLSLHLTYLPEIQRRLNMFREAWNQHSLRTENNRTPSQIWTEGMLTNIEADSTPINNVFGDDPYREDSLEALLAQHGINNFRTDRRTVPSCSCPTTQCKS from the exons ATGGCACACCTATGTGTAATTGaagaaataggacgaaaatgcAGAGCATTAGAAAGAGCTTTCCAACAAGCTAACATAAGCCACGCACGATTGATGCCGATTGAGTCATCACTTGTGAATTTAAGAAGACTGGACGGTATTTTATCGGTGGAGACAATGCAAGAACTTGTTGCTAGCCTTGAAGAACTCCGAGctctcatcaccaccacacatgCGATGTCAGGAGAGCACAGCGAAGACGCCTTTTCAGCCCCTCGTATGCCCTCAG GCCAGCGAGGGAGACCTAAAATTGCCATAACAAGGCAGCAAATACAGTTCCTCGTGGGTCAAGGCTACACAGTCAAGCGGATGGGACAGCTGCTGAAATGTTCAGCATCTTTTTTATATCAGAAAACCAGAGCGCTTGGATTACCAATTAGGAGTTCCAGGTCAAGAACCCTAACCAATGAGGAACTTGAAGATCATATAAGAAGACTTCACAGACAGTTTCCGAGATCTGGAAATGAG ATGATGAGGGCATTGCTGCGAGCAGAAGGATTCTTTGTAACacgacagagagtgagagcgatGCTGACTTATATTGACCCAGCGGCTGCTGCGCGAAGATGGAGTGCTACCGTGGCAAGAAGAACATACCATGTGCCATATCCCAACAGTCTGTGGCATATGGATGGAAACATGCGTCTCATCAG GTGGGGCTTAGTTGTTCATGGAGCCATAGATGGATACTCACGCCTAGTAACATACCTAAACTGTAATACAAACAACAAAGCTGTCACTGTACTTACACAGTTCTTGAAGGCAACATGCCTGTATGGACTCCCATCCAGAGTTCGCTCTGATCATGGTGGGGAGAACACACAAGTAGCATTGTTCATGAATATTGTCCAGGGTGTAGAGCGCAGTAGTCACATAACAGGGGAATCTGTTCACAACCAGAGGATAGAGCGCCTCTGGAGAGACGTGTTCCTGCAAGTTCTACACTACTTCTACAATGAATTCTACAGCCTAGAGGATGCTGCCATACTAGATCCAGAAAATGACATCCACAAGTTATCACTACACCTGACCTATCTACCAGAAATTCAACGTAGGTTGAACATGTTTAGAGAGGCCTGGAATCAGCACAGTCTAAGGACAGAAAACAACCGAACACCCTCACAGATCTGGACAGAGGGCATGCTGACCAACATAGAGGCAGACAGCACTCCCATCAACAACGTATTTGGTGATGACCCATATAGGGAGGACAGTTTAGAGGCCCTTCTGGCACAACATGGCATCAACAACTTTCGAACTGACAGAAGAACAGTTCCCAGCTGTAGTTGTCCAACAACTCAATGTAAATCTTAA
- the LOC134009098 gene encoding uncharacterized protein LOC134009098 isoform X2, whose protein sequence is MAHLCVIEEIGRKCRALERAFQQANISHARLMPIESSLVNLRRLDGILSVETMQELVASLEELRALITTTHAMSGEHSEDAFSAPRMPSGQRGRPKIAITRQQIQFLVGQGYTVKRMGQLLKCSASFLYQKTRALGLPIRSSRSRTLTNEELEDHIRRLHRQFPRSGNERVRAMLTYIDPAAAARRWSATVARRTYHVPYPNSLWHMDGNMRLIRWGLVVHGAIDGYSRLVTYLNCNTNNKAVTVLTQFLKATCLYGLPSRVRSDHGGENTQVALFMNIVQGVERSSHITGESVHNQRIERLWRDVFLQVLHYFYNEFYSLEDAAILDPENDIHKLSLHLTYLPEIQRRLNMFREAWNQHSLRTENNRTPSQIWTEGMLTNIEADSTPINNVFGDDPYREDSLEALLAQHGINNFRTDRRTVPSCSCPTTQCKS, encoded by the exons ATGGCACACCTATGTGTAATTGaagaaataggacgaaaatgcAGAGCATTAGAAAGAGCTTTCCAACAAGCTAACATAAGCCACGCACGATTGATGCCGATTGAGTCATCACTTGTGAATTTAAGAAGACTGGACGGTATTTTATCGGTGGAGACAATGCAAGAACTTGTTGCTAGCCTTGAAGAACTCCGAGctctcatcaccaccacacatgCGATGTCAGGAGAGCACAGCGAAGACGCCTTTTCAGCCCCTCGTATGCCCTCAG GCCAGCGAGGGAGACCTAAAATTGCCATAACAAGGCAGCAAATACAGTTCCTCGTGGGTCAAGGCTACACAGTCAAGCGGATGGGACAGCTGCTGAAATGTTCAGCATCTTTTTTATATCAGAAAACCAGAGCGCTTGGATTACCAATTAGGAGTTCCAGGTCAAGAACCCTAACCAATGAGGAACTTGAAGATCATATAAGAAGACTTCACAGACAGTTTCCGAGATCTGGAAATGAG agagtgagagcgatGCTGACTTATATTGACCCAGCGGCTGCTGCGCGAAGATGGAGTGCTACCGTGGCAAGAAGAACATACCATGTGCCATATCCCAACAGTCTGTGGCATATGGATGGAAACATGCGTCTCATCAG GTGGGGCTTAGTTGTTCATGGAGCCATAGATGGATACTCACGCCTAGTAACATACCTAAACTGTAATACAAACAACAAAGCTGTCACTGTACTTACACAGTTCTTGAAGGCAACATGCCTGTATGGACTCCCATCCAGAGTTCGCTCTGATCATGGTGGGGAGAACACACAAGTAGCATTGTTCATGAATATTGTCCAGGGTGTAGAGCGCAGTAGTCACATAACAGGGGAATCTGTTCACAACCAGAGGATAGAGCGCCTCTGGAGAGACGTGTTCCTGCAAGTTCTACACTACTTCTACAATGAATTCTACAGCCTAGAGGATGCTGCCATACTAGATCCAGAAAATGACATCCACAAGTTATCACTACACCTGACCTATCTACCAGAAATTCAACGTAGGTTGAACATGTTTAGAGAGGCCTGGAATCAGCACAGTCTAAGGACAGAAAACAACCGAACACCCTCACAGATCTGGACAGAGGGCATGCTGACCAACATAGAGGCAGACAGCACTCCCATCAACAACGTATTTGGTGATGACCCATATAGGGAGGACAGTTTAGAGGCCCTTCTGGCACAACATGGCATCAACAACTTTCGAACTGACAGAAGAACAGTTCCCAGCTGTAGTTGTCCAACAACTCAATGTAAATCTTAA